The Lolium rigidum isolate FL_2022 chromosome 1, APGP_CSIRO_Lrig_0.1, whole genome shotgun sequence region AGTTGTCGAGGCCATCGATAAAAGGCGCAGGGCTTTCCTCTGGACTGGAGAGGAAACCTGCAGCGGGGGTAGCTGCAAAGTTTCCTGGGACGATGTCTGCGTTCCTAAGAAGCTAGGCGGCCTAGGTGTCCTCTCTATCCAATCCAGAACTCCGCCCTTCTCGGAAAGTTCTTCACTAAGCTTCACTCCGACACTGCCGCCCCCTGGGCCTGCTGGTTTCGTCGCTCGTACGGCTGGAGCGGGGACCTTGGCGACAGCCACCATCTTGACACCCCCATCTGGTGCAAGATTTTCTGCTGGCTGGCCAGGAAGAAGCGCCTTCCCACCAATGAACAGTGGTTCAGACACCACCTCGCCCCCACCGCTGCGTACCTGTCATGCAACCATGATGAAGATACTGATCACCTACTCCTTTTATGCCCCCGGGCCCTTGACGTGTGGACTTTCTTCTACTCTGACTTTGCCACCAGGGGTGTTTCTCGCATGTCAGACCATTGGACTTCTATGTGCCAAAGTTTCGAAGAAGCCACCACCACTACAACCATTCTATGGAACGTCTTGAAACGCCGAAACGCTCGGACTTtcaacggcgttgatgaagacATTGCATTtgtctcccgcagatgcatcaaaGATATTAGGCTTTGGGCTCACTGTTGTACTaccccctcctcctcttctacTTTAAATAATTGGTGTAATGGctatgaccccccccccccccccgaggtcGATCTGCTCCCACccctctcccctcctctccctgccCCCTTCCCCCTCCAAAAATGTAATGGTTCCTTGTACTCTTGGTTTTATTTATAAAGTTGTTCAGGCTAGCGCAAGCCCGCCGTAGCCagggtcaaaaaaaaaagtatggtTGTCTCTGCCTTTGCAACCTAAACAACTGTCGCATGGATGTAATGGATTTGGTGCGTTCATTTTCCTGCGTGAGTAATCATACTCGTGCGAATATATTTGCTAGTATGAAAGTTTTCTACTCCCTAAACCCCTGACGTTTATTATGTATAGTAGGGAATTATAAATTTTGTTTGATGCAAACCAGATTGAGCTACCTGACCGTATATCGATCACATCACCGTGGATTACTTGGCTTACCTAGAGATAGCTGTAATATCTAAGTTTGATCGTACTTGCATGCGTCAGCTCGTGGAATAACACTTGCGTTCTCCGTCCAAATTGCTGTCCCATTATATCCAAGAACGTAGGCTGACATTATACGGACAATCGATGACACCTCTACATGCTCTACTATGCCACGGGTGCGCCTAGATGCATGATGGAGCAACAACCGTACTACCTCCGCCTCTTCTTGGCTCTCCTCCTACCCTTCCTGCTCCTAAAGCTGTTGAGGAAACTCGGCGGCCGCGGTGAGGGCCAGCGGCTGCCCCCCGGCCCGTGGAGGCTACCGGTCATTGGCAGCCTGCACCACCTCGCCGGCAGCCCGCTCGTGCACCCTGTGCTTGCCGGCCTTGTGGAGCGGCTGGACGCACCGCTCCTATATCTCAAGCTCGGCCATGTCCCCCTCGTGGTGGCAATGTCCCCAGAGGCCGCCCGAGAGATCACGCGGAGCCAAAACACTCTCTTTGCGACGCGGCCATGGAGCCATGCCATCAGGATCATCGACGTCGATGGACGTGAACTCACGTTCGAGCCCTCCCACGCTCTGTGGCAGCGTCTCCACAAGATCTTCGTTCTCCACCTTCTCAGTCGCAGCCCCTACCGCATCAAGTCGTTCTACCACGTCCGAGAGGACGAGGTCTGGCGCTTCGTCGACGCCCTCGTTGCAGCACCGCCAGGGCAGCCCGTGAATGTCAGCGAGCGGATTGCCGCGCTCATCACCGGTTCAGCATTGCGTGTGATGATCGGGGGCAAGTTCAAGAGGAGCGAGGAGTTCTTGCATGTCCTTGAGGAGGGGCCCAAGATCGTTGCTGGGTTCAGTCTCGGTGACCGTCGTCATGGCTCGCGAGCTTGATCCGAGGCACCGCACGTCTGGCCGAGAGGAACCACTGCAAGAGCTTCAAGCTGATGGAGCATGTGATCAAGCAGCTCGAGGAGCGAAGGGACGCCGCCATGAAAGGCAACTACGACATGGAGGAAAGAGAGGACCTGGTGGACGTGCTCCTGAGGATACGGGAGGAAGGTGGCATCGACGTGCCTCTTACAATGGGAATGATCAAAGCAGTCATACTCGTAAGTACAGTAGGCTACAATAGCTTCTTGTTCAGTGCGAGGTAATTCTGAACTATGTAAATGGACGTATTACAGGACCTCTATGGTACCGGGAGAGAGACATCAGCGACTACACTCCAATGGGCCATGTCAGAGCTCATGAGGCACCCAAAGGTAATGCAGAAAGCACAAGCTGAAGTACACAACACCCTCCAAGGAAAGCCTAATGTGACCCTAGATGACGTGGCCGGTCTCAAATACATCAGACTCATCATCAAGGAGACAATGAGGCTACATCCACCAACGCCATTGCTGATCCCCAGGAAGGCCATGAAGCCTTGCAAGATACTTGGGTACGACATACCTAAGGGCACCACAGTGTTGGTCAATGCATGGGCAATCGGCAGACCCTGACGAGTTTAAGCCAGAGAGGCTGGAGCCATGCATAATTGACTTCAACAACGAGGCAGTCTTCGAGCACATACCATCGACGTCGCTTTTGACGTTTGCACATGACAGCATGGAGATTGTGCTTGCCACACTTCTCTACCACTTCGACTGGGAGCTCCCGGATGGCATGGAAGTGGACATGACAGAGGAGATGGGGCTCACCCTCCGGCAGAAGAAAGACCTGTACCTGCACGCAGTGGTCCGTGTGCACCAGATTTGATTTGCAGTCACAATGCTATGTGATCAGGAAGTTCGGCAAATGTTTCTAGCATGGCCTAAGGAATTTGAAAAATAAACAGCAGCTCCTATGTTTCTCTGTAACACAGGTTTTGCTCATATAATAATACCAAGACAATCAGAACTACAGGACATATGAGGATTATGTATCCCAATAgagcccaaaaaaaaaaaaaaaaaaaaaaaaaaaacactacacGTCTTGCAATGAGCTAAGCTAACCTGGCTTCGGCGATACCTTTGGCCTTTAACTCAGTACTAACAACTTTGATTTCCACAAGAGAAGCTTACAAGGGAAGTTCAGATACAGCAGCTCAAGAAACTCGGTTTTACTCCATGTCCAACATGTGTCATCTAATTGTAGTACCCAGGTGAGAGCAAAGGAGGGGGTCATCATGTCTCATAGCTCTATAATGGGTCTATCAGCAACTAAGTACAGAATATTTCACAAATTACAAGGGTACGTGTGTGATCATAACGTACATTTTGGTTGTAATTAGGTTATCAGCCAAAAATTCTTGATACTGGAGACAGGAGACTTGAAGAGAGAAACTTCAGTCCGCTAGAGCCTCCAGGGAAGTAGGATATGGTGTAGTAAGCAAGAGCCAGAACCTGGAATGAAAGCAAAAGAAAGGTCGTTACACTTCTTAACAGGAAATTTAACGTGAATCTGAAAAGAGCCATCAGCCCAGAATCTATACGTAGTGAACACTAAATTGTTACTCAGGGTTAGAAAAGCACATGTACTGAAAGTGAGAGATGAAATCATATTGCGCCCAAATAAAGAGCatattactacctccatcccaaagcttaaggcttatattatttttagaaattcaaactatgtcaaatttggctaagttcttaccaaaaatcattaacatgcaaaatacaaaattaatatcattagatagataatgaaatatattttcgtatgatATCTACGAAAtactatatttgttgatagattgttctaaaagtttggtcaaactttacttggtttgacttttaaaaaaaatataagccttaagcttgggatggaggtagtatattaaGTCGCGGCTCTTATTagaagcttgttgtagatgtggaCTTGTGGGGAGAAGGAAAAGGGGGTCGCTGGGCATAAACCACCACGCCAATATGAACCACATTCCAGAAGACAAAGCAAGTAAATTGCCAAGGGAAGGATGTACCTGAAGGATCGAGAATATCACTGACAGAAAATAGCTGTGAAGCACCATAGAGACATAAATTGTGCCAACCATGCATCCAGTGAACCCAACGGTGAACGGTAGCCTCTGAAAGAGAATGAAATGCGAGTTTTCTTATCAGAAACTCCATCTATTTGAAGATTAGGTGAACATGAAGATATTGTATTGCATCCTATTCAATAAAACTGAGCAGCTACAAGCACCATACACTGCATAGTATCACCAAGTTTTGCACAATACAGATGTTCCTAAATGGGCACTTAATTTTTTTAACTAAAGATTCGAAAGGTTGTAAATTGTACGGTATGCAAAATCCACTCAACCATATTTAAATATTTCTTGCTGAATTGGAGAAATAGCAATCAAGAATGCTCATGTATCTACAAAACACATCTACTGGATAAAAATGTTATACCCACATAGCAGATCAGCAACTGCAATTAAAGTCAAACTAGACTCTCCCAAGTGTATCCCAATGACTTCAACAACACGAGGGAAAAGGTTCAACTATTGGTTCAGAATTGGGATAGCACAATTTAGCAGAGCATCTGATTAATCATGTGCTCATCTGTCTGGGAGCTTGCTACTTTTAAAAAGAATCCTTAAAATCCAATAATTAGAGACTTCTTTCTGTGGATTCAGTATTGTCAGGTTAAGATGGTGTACCAGACTTTGCTCTGTACTGCTCCTACCTTTCTAGGCCTTTCTGTAACCCAAGAATAttgaaaaaagttcaaatcaTTTAGACATGAGACATCCAGACCAGCTTATTGCACAAAACCTGTAATGACGGATACCTATCAAACTGAGTACATATATTCTCTCAGATTGAGTCAACCTTTTTTTGATAGGTACGAGAAAAAACAGCAATATTAGAGTTTTCTGGTAAGCTTGCTGGAAAGATCAAAATCCATCGACTTAATATTTCTATCGAAAAAGTTAAAGAGCCTTATAGACAGCCTAACATTTTTGCAGAATATATAGCTTTCCAATTAAAAAATAGAGTTTCATTCCGAAAGGCAATGAAAAAAGCCATGGAATTAACTAAAAAAGCCGATATAAAGAGAGTCAAAGTAAAAATAGCGGGTCGCTTCATACAAATACTTCATTGTGCTACATTCTTTCTTAATCTGTTCGCTTTTGAGTCTCATGGTACATTGTTAGCTGGAATTTTGAATTTCTGTATTGTCAGTAGGCCAGTTGTTGTGTAATTCAGGTTTCAACGAGTGAACTCTACATCAACAAGGTTATATGGAGCACAACAAATCCAAGAGGATTAGAGGAAACGATATCATGGCTACGTTCCCAGTCCCTATCAGTCATGCTACGACAGAAACTGAAACAATTGAGCAAGACCATAGCAGGGATTTGCAGCAACAGAGTAGTACCTCTTTGGAGGTCATGTGGGCGAACTGGTTGGCGGGTCCCTTGAGCGCGAAGAGGGATGCGATGATGAGCGCGCATCCGAGCGTGAAGCAGATGGCGAACTTCTGCGGCATGAGCACCATGACGGGGAGGAAGAGCGTGAATGCGATGAAGACGAAGAAGATGCCGGTGGCGAGGAAGAGGCCGAAGTACATGAGCGCCTTCCCGGACGGGAAGCTGCTGGTGGCGCCCTGGAAGCTCCCCGGCAGGTCCCGCACGCCCTTGCTCACCCTGCGTCCACGCGGGTCAGATCTCGAGGGGCGGCGAGGAGGGTAGTGGTGGGGGCGGATCAGATCTGGGGGAGGGAGGGGGGATGGGGATGTGGGCTTACACGCTGAAGGTGCCGGAGACGGTGTCGTTGGCGGTGCGGACGGCGGCCTCGATGTCGAAGGggagcggggaggaggaggaggcgtcggAGCGGGTGGCGGCGTAGGAGTTCCAGTCTGCGAGGAGGGAGGGCTGCGACTCCGCGGCGGTGCCGGAGGAGGCCGTCCCGCCGGTGAACCAGGACTGCGCCGTCTTCTGCATCGCGGCGAGGCTGGGTTAGGTGGGTACCTGGGTGGGCTGCGGAGGGAGGGGAGGACGAGCTCGTGCTTGTTGAAGGTTTTTCTGCTTCGTGCCGAAGGCTCCGCAGTCCTCactcaattttttctttttttttttggttgcacTCACTCACtcatttcttttctgttttaaatTAAAAATTGGTGTTCAGTCAGCATGTCACAGTTTATAATTCATCGGGTATTTGAACTGCAACAATGCTACTACGGGCTGTTGAAAGTGTATGGAGCCCCCAtgtatggttttggtaattaataacaatccctatggactaatgtttgcattgagttatatttgtaggagttatccttaggcaatgcttgaaccatatgttggcttcaagattgcaataagaagcaaatgaagaagatcaagtgttaagtatgtcttgaagatgaagatgaagtgagctctcaaagttaacttcaagacatcaacgaaatgaagtgcaagttcaagatgagccaactcgaagagatcataagcttgaagcttgccatgaagaaatgaagtgcaagttcaagatgatccatctcgaagagatcctttgcttgactcttgccatccatatggtgatcatggatatgtgaagatgcaccgaagaagaagctctcccatggtggattatgggggagcaatccacaagactttgtcaagcaagcacaatcaagaaaggagtcccatcttgttgaggtcaagatcgtcatcatcgagctcaagtggtatgcgcaagtataaggtttgctcttgatagggtttctttctcaccggtctcatagtgtagttggagaccggtttatagtttagttgccgtactatcaagagggctctcgagtgagtaactcgatcgtatcgttcggagggagctcaaacctttgcatccttgcatcatctttcttagtttttatttggatcttatccatgtgatgttttagagcttgtgcttattctcatgacaagctctagttcatcgaaaacggatttcgcatatatcacttattgcgttttcgagtttggtgattttctcgctttctcatgttgaggtgttgcacctctaaatataatagaaaatcacccccacttgtttccatattttcacttttttttgggtatgctcttgtcgtcctctttccaacaaaattggtttcactctattCGAAGCTACCAATCTTAAGTTTTGGATTTTACAAGTTAGCAGGTCTATATCACCAGGCCGGATTTtctgggccggatatttgcaaaatatccgggccctgaaaatcggctaaggacttttggCGAAGTGGCTCAGTGATaccctggataggggccggatttttggccggacttttgcccggattttcccagggccggatatttcagGGGAGgcagattatccggccctaacttacaccggataatccggccctcgatTTGTCCCAACGGCtcaattttcttggggggtatttataccccccttcttcctccttgggccggtgcttcttccactctctctctcctccattgttgatcttgagaaggttgccctatctctctatccctccatgattcttgcccccgttTGAGGGAAAAGACAGagaagatctagatccacactttgaccaaaccaaatcatctctttgtgagtgaatctttgggatctagatcttggagaattttgtgttctcctctttgttcttcctctcttattcccccaatagtttttgtagctttgttggaatttgagatagaaggacttgagcatctttgtggtgttcttgccattgcatttggtgcataggtttgagttctccacggtgattcgtggtggtgaaagcaagaaggttgttactcttgggttcttggaactctagacggattctaggcctttgtggagatttgttgggagcctccaattaagttgtggatgcgtgccccaatctttatgtaatgctcggTTTccacctcgaaggaaatcccttagtggaaccgtgacctaggcctttgtggcgagggtcgccggagaataaggtgaggcgccttcgtggcgttcggtgtgtggtgtgagtactgcatcttggggtgaggcctttgtggtgttggtgtgcatcgagcaaccacacctcaaggtgagcctcttgtggcgttcgggagcactaagccaccgcacctctcca contains the following coding sequences:
- the LOC124676139 gene encoding protein transport protein SFT2-like; this translates as MQKTAQSWFTGGTASSGTAAESQPSLLADWNSYAATRSDASSSSPLPFDIEAAVRTANDTVSGTFSVVSKGVRDLPGSFQGATSSFPSGKALMYFGLFLATGIFFVFIAFTLFLPVMVLMPQKFAICFTLGCALIIASLFALKGPANQFAHMTSKERLPFTVGFTGCMVGTIYVSMVLHSYFLSVIFSILQVLALAYYTISYFPGGSSGLKFLSSSLLSPVSRIFG